In Candidatus Methylomirabilota bacterium, a single window of DNA contains:
- a CDS encoding Mut7-C RNAse domain-containing protein, producing MPRFVVDTMLGRLAHWLRAMGYDTVYPGPADDSRLLDVARREARILVTRDAGLAASASDLGCLIRSVEVQLQLIETVTRLQLTPPESAWLTRCLECNGLLAPVDREAVRDRVPPRVFGIHDDFRVCQGCGRVYWPGSHAGQMITRLQHVLNGAIEATSPASRPER from the coding sequence GTGCCCCGTTTCGTCGTGGATACGATGCTCGGCCGCCTGGCCCACTGGCTCCGGGCCATGGGCTATGACACCGTCTATCCGGGGCCGGCGGACGACAGCCGACTCCTGGATGTCGCCCGCCGGGAGGCGCGCATCCTGGTCACCCGCGACGCGGGGCTCGCCGCCTCCGCGAGCGATCTGGGCTGTCTGATCCGGAGCGTGGAGGTACAGCTGCAGCTCATCGAGACAGTGACCAGGCTGCAGCTCACCCCGCCAGAGTCCGCCTGGCTGACGCGCTGCCTCGAGTGCAACGGCCTGCTGGCGCCGGTGGACAGGGAGGCGGTGCGGGATCGCGTGCCCCCACGGGTCTTCGGGATTCACGACGACTTTCGAGTGTGTCAGGGCTGCGGACGCGTCTACTGGCCGGGCAGCCACGCCGGGCAGATGATCACGCGGCTACAGCACGTCCTGAACGGCGCGATCGAGGCCACTTCTCCGGCGTCTCGCCCGGAGCGCTGA
- a CDS encoding translation elongation factor-like protein: MTAEQKVGTVTDYYAKIGVAAIHLTEGPLRVGDQIRFRGHTTDFIQPIESLQIEHQEVPRAEQGTEVAVKVRERVRKHDEVLRVPAVPE; encoded by the coding sequence ATGACGGCTGAGCAGAAGGTCGGGACCGTCACCGACTACTACGCGAAGATCGGCGTCGCGGCGATCCACCTCACCGAGGGCCCACTCCGGGTCGGCGACCAGATTCGCTTTCGCGGCCACACGACCGATTTCATCCAACCCATCGAGTCCCTGCAAATCGAGCACCAGGAGGTGCCGCGCGCCGAGCAGGGGACCGAGGTGGCCGTCAAGGTCCGCGAGCGCGTGCGCAAGCACGACGAGGTGCTGCGGGTGCCTGCGGTTCCGGAGTAG
- a CDS encoding MFS transporter: MARWAILALVTLAYAAAALAALAAAPLAPFLLDDLGLTRVQVGLLLPAVYLGGVAMSLPAGWLTDRLGARLTLALGMAVTGVLVALAAAGPSLPALLLCLVGAGFGFSVGNPTTGKAVADWFPSHQRGVAMGIKQTGLTLGGIAGALLLPLIAVELGWRHALVIAGAVAALAGLAVVALYRNPTKTDQAQRVVRPRLSELGPFLARGGVRMLLAGAFLLSMMQASLLAYFTLYARDSFDLSAVAAGQLLALAQAGGTIGRIGGGLVSDRVLGGRRRPGVVATALVGAGSFAAFALDTALPPALLWILAPLAGAGAFGWVGLYFALVAEIAGSRYAGLLTGVAVASAWSGVLVGPPLFGVVVEITGGYGTAWLVLAVIAASVAVALARLRPLVQREPARR; the protein is encoded by the coding sequence ATGGCCCGCTGGGCCATCCTCGCGCTCGTCACCCTGGCCTATGCGGCGGCCGCGCTGGCCGCGCTCGCCGCGGCTCCACTCGCGCCGTTTCTGCTCGACGACCTGGGCCTGACCCGCGTGCAGGTGGGCTTGCTGCTGCCGGCCGTCTACCTGGGCGGCGTCGCGATGTCGCTGCCGGCCGGGTGGCTCACCGACCGTCTGGGAGCGCGGCTCACGCTCGCGCTCGGCATGGCCGTGACGGGGGTGCTGGTGGCGTTGGCCGCCGCCGGCCCGAGCCTGCCCGCGCTGCTCCTCTGCTTGGTCGGCGCTGGATTCGGATTCAGCGTCGGCAATCCGACGACCGGCAAGGCGGTGGCCGACTGGTTCCCGTCCCACCAGCGCGGCGTGGCGATGGGCATCAAGCAGACCGGCCTGACGCTGGGCGGTATCGCCGGCGCCCTGCTCCTGCCCCTGATCGCCGTCGAGCTCGGCTGGCGCCATGCCCTGGTCATCGCGGGCGCGGTCGCCGCGCTAGCCGGCCTCGCGGTCGTGGCGCTCTATCGGAATCCGACGAAGACGGACCAGGCGCAGCGGGTGGTCCGGCCCCGGCTCAGCGAGCTCGGCCCGTTCCTGGCCCGAGGGGGCGTGCGCATGTTGCTGGCCGGCGCGTTTCTCTTGTCCATGATGCAGGCGTCCCTGCTCGCATACTTCACCCTCTACGCCCGGGACAGCTTCGACCTCTCCGCGGTGGCGGCCGGCCAGCTGCTCGCTTTGGCCCAGGCGGGCGGCACGATTGGCCGGATCGGCGGAGGTCTGGTGAGCGACCGTGTTCTGGGCGGACGTCGCCGGCCGGGCGTCGTGGCGACCGCGCTCGTCGGGGCCGGCAGCTTCGCCGCTTTCGCGCTGGACACGGCGCTACCGCCTGCCCTGCTCTGGATTCTGGCGCCCCTGGCCGGGGCCGGGGCCTTCGGCTGGGTCGGGCTCTACTTCGCGCTGGTTGCCGAGATCGCCGGCTCTCGCTACGCGGGCCTGCTCACCGGCGTCGCCGTCGCCTCCGCCTGGTCCGGAGTCCTGGTGGGACCGCCCCTGTTCGGCGTCGTCGTCGAGATCACCGGCGGGTACGGCACGGCCTGGCTCGTCCTGGCCGTGATCGCCGCCAGCGTCGCCGTCGCCCTCGCCCGCCTGCGGCCACTGGTCCAGCGCGAGCCTGCGAGGCGCTGA
- a CDS encoding methylated-DNA--[protein]-cysteine S-methyltransferase: MNAKPRVCEQIEQDLMAAAAGEAEPAVTRRVHDHIGVCAPCGGEYARYRALEHALGSWRQAPLAPAIVEDARKRLESRLGELKRRTLAYRIFPSPLGNILIAASEQGVSLIEYLGRAKSLSQSRLSRLHGVETIEDGEELERLYHELLEYLGGRRSRFGWPLDLRLVRSDFHRSVLRATAEIPYGALMSYSGVACEVGKPTASRAVAQALRWNPLPIVIPCHRVVGSTGSLVGYAGDKISLKEHLLCAEGICIERTRPMPQVNPDAMYVGEPRSRWYCLPTCPSLESLAHRRRLVFFGTRQRAEGDGREPCDSCRPDLHPLNS; encoded by the coding sequence ATGAACGCCAAACCCCGGGTGTGCGAACAGATCGAGCAAGACTTGATGGCGGCGGCCGCCGGCGAGGCGGAGCCGGCGGTGACGCGGCGGGTCCACGACCACATCGGCGTGTGCGCGCCGTGCGGCGGCGAGTATGCGCGTTACCGAGCCCTCGAGCACGCGCTGGGCAGCTGGCGCCAGGCGCCGCTGGCCCCGGCCATCGTCGAGGACGCGCGAAAGCGGCTGGAGTCCAGGCTCGGTGAGCTCAAGCGGCGCACCCTGGCGTACCGGATCTTCCCCTCCCCCCTCGGCAACATCCTCATCGCGGCATCCGAACAGGGCGTCTCGCTCATCGAGTATCTCGGTCGGGCCAAGAGCCTCAGCCAGTCGCGCCTGAGCCGTCTGCACGGCGTGGAGACCATCGAGGACGGCGAGGAGCTGGAACGCCTCTACCACGAGCTCCTCGAATACCTGGGGGGCCGGCGCAGTCGCTTCGGGTGGCCGCTCGATCTCCGGCTCGTGCGCAGCGATTTCCACCGCAGCGTGCTCCGGGCCACGGCCGAGATCCCCTACGGGGCCCTCATGTCCTACTCGGGCGTGGCCTGCGAAGTGGGCAAGCCGACGGCCAGCCGGGCCGTCGCCCAGGCGCTGCGCTGGAATCCCCTGCCCATCGTGATTCCTTGCCACCGCGTCGTCGGAAGCACCGGCAGCCTCGTCGGGTATGCCGGGGACAAGATCAGTCTCAAGGAGCACCTGCTCTGTGCCGAGGGCATTTGCATCGAGCGCACCAGGCCCATGCCCCAGGTGAACCCCGACGCGATGTACGTCGGCGAGCCCCGGAGCCGCTGGTACTGCCTGCCCACCTGCCCCTCTCTCGAATCGCTGGCCCATCGGCGCCGCCTCGTATTCTTCGGCACCAGGCAACGGGCCGAGGGTGACGGACGCGAGCCCTGCGACAGCTGCCGGCCCGACCTGCACCCGCTCAACTCGTAG
- a CDS encoding CocE/NonD family hydrolase: MSQELERARDNPPPPISRRWGRWIALAACLLAAALLAPHAGTLSLSLSLAWPAAERWLALRGSPVVHEEVVLGIAGRNVRADLYRPPAPRGGIVLVHGLSSLGRRQPDLARLARLIAERGQVVVVPHIEGLARFRLDGSEVQEIRAVADYARRRWDHVGLAGFSFGAGPVLLAAADVPDLRIVGSFGGYADLRHVVLFVTTGVHRWQGQRHVERQEPYNRWKLLSLLAGFVASEPDGVRLQEIAARRLANPADDTGPLQARLEADGRAVLALVMNDREDAFERLLAALPPAARHALERLSAVRAVSRIRAPLLIAHGARDPSIPYTESLRLAAGAGQRARLTVFETFHHTGPPSEGLSLAAGIADGARLLQLIDGLLSRR; the protein is encoded by the coding sequence ATGAGCCAGGAACTCGAACGCGCGCGCGACAATCCGCCCCCGCCGATCAGTCGGCGGTGGGGCCGGTGGATCGCACTGGCGGCGTGTCTGCTCGCGGCGGCGCTGCTCGCCCCCCACGCGGGGACGCTGAGCCTCTCCCTGTCGCTGGCGTGGCCGGCCGCCGAGCGCTGGCTCGCGCTCCGCGGCTCCCCTGTCGTGCACGAGGAAGTCGTCCTCGGGATCGCGGGCCGAAACGTCCGCGCGGACCTCTACCGTCCACCGGCGCCTCGTGGGGGTATCGTCCTCGTCCACGGCCTGTCGTCCCTGGGGCGACGGCAACCCGATCTCGCTCGACTGGCTCGCCTGATCGCCGAGCGCGGCCAGGTCGTCGTGGTTCCTCACATCGAGGGGCTGGCCCGTTTTCGGCTGGACGGCAGCGAAGTACAGGAGATCCGGGCCGTGGCCGACTATGCCCGGCGTCGATGGGATCACGTGGGCCTGGCCGGATTCTCGTTCGGCGCCGGCCCGGTGCTGCTGGCCGCGGCCGACGTGCCCGATCTCAGGATCGTGGGCTCGTTCGGCGGCTATGCCGACCTCCGCCACGTCGTGTTGTTCGTGACCACCGGTGTACACCGCTGGCAGGGCCAGCGTCACGTCGAGCGCCAGGAGCCCTACAACCGCTGGAAGCTTCTCTCCCTGCTGGCCGGCTTCGTCGCCAGCGAGCCCGACGGCGTTCGCCTCCAGGAGATCGCGGCGCGCCGGCTCGCCAACCCGGCCGACGACACGGGGCCGCTACAGGCGCGACTCGAAGCCGACGGACGCGCCGTGCTGGCCCTCGTCATGAACGACCGCGAGGACGCATTCGAGCGGCTGCTGGCCGCGCTACCCCCGGCCGCTCGGCACGCCCTGGAACGGCTGTCCGCCGTCCGGGCGGTGAGCCGGATTCGGGCCCCCCTGCTCATCGCCCACGGCGCCCGGGATCCGTCCATCCCCTACACCGAGAGCCTGCGGCTGGCCGCGGGGGCCGGGCAGCGGGCACGGCTCACTGTTTTCGAGACCTTCCATCACACCGGGCCTCCGTCGGAAGGCCTCTCCCTCGCCGCCGGGATCGCCGACGGCGCGCGCCTGCTCCAGCTGATCGACGGCCTCCTTTCACGCCGCTGA
- a CDS encoding RNA polymerase sigma factor yields the protein MGQQPFEAVMELHHAEIFRYLRRVTARASDADDLSQETFLRAWKAYRHLDGEANVRAWLFTIATNLARNHFRNERRRRQAQASARSVRSELDGSAPDGEAVFNETRTRLDMVVASLPLKQRLAFVQRKIHDLDYEAIARSLNCSAETARAHVFQALKKIRRELEGLALPVMERQV from the coding sequence ATGGGTCAGCAGCCCTTCGAGGCCGTTATGGAACTGCACCATGCCGAGATCTTTCGCTATCTGAGGCGGGTGACCGCCCGGGCCAGCGACGCCGACGACCTCTCGCAGGAGACCTTTCTGCGAGCGTGGAAGGCCTACCGCCACCTGGATGGCGAGGCCAACGTTCGGGCCTGGCTCTTCACGATCGCCACCAATCTGGCCAGGAACCACTTCCGCAACGAGCGCCGGCGGCGCCAGGCGCAGGCCTCGGCCCGTTCCGTGCGCTCCGAGCTCGATGGGAGCGCGCCCGACGGCGAGGCGGTCTTCAACGAGACCCGGACCCGGCTCGACATGGTAGTGGCGAGCCTGCCGCTCAAGCAACGGCTGGCCTTCGTCCAGCGGAAGATCCACGACCTCGACTACGAGGCGATCGCGCGCAGCCTGAACTGCTCGGCGGAGACCGCCCGGGCCCATGTGTTCCAGGCCCTCAAGAAGATCCGCCGCGAGCTCGAAGGGCTCGCGCTCCCCGTCATGGAGCGTCAGGTATGA